ATGGCTGAACTCCCGCCCGAAGATGAGATTCCATTCTAAATTCAAAGACCCTGAAGGTTTTCAAGCCTTGTGGGGTCTCCATAAAAAGCCATGACCACTCCCCAAACCCCTCCCAAACCTGCCGGTCCGGTGCTCGAAATTCCCCCCAACCTGGAACCGCAATACGTCAACCTGGCGCGCATCGCCCACTCACTGTCCGATATCGTGTTTGATTTTGCCCACCTCCTGCCCGGCGAGCCGCGCGCGCGAATCCGTTCGCGGGTGGTCATGACGCCGCTCAGCGCGAAACTATTGTTGAGAGCGCTTACGGAGAACATTGCGCGTTATGAGGCTGCCTATGGTGAGATTCAAGTCCCCGTCAATTCCACCCTCGCCGACAACTTGTTCCGTCCGTACCAACAGCCTCCCGAGCCTCCAAAAGAATAATCATGCACAAGCTCGAATCCATCGCAGACCAGATCCGTAAAAGTTTCGACTCTCGCACCGCCGCGCGTGAGCAGGCGCTTGCCCATGCGCGTCAACTCACGCGCGCCTGTTCGCTCGCCATCCGCGCAGTCCACCGTGATGATACGGCGAACATGCATGCGCAATTGCGCGAAGCGCGTCAACTTGCGGATACGCTCCGCAGTTCCCTCTCAGCCCATCCAGACCTTTATCACACAGGATACACACAGGACGCGTTGAAGGAATACGTGGAAGCCAACGTCACTTGTTCTTTGATCCAGAATCAACCGCTTCCGACTCCGGAGGAATTGGTCGTTGAACCCGCTACTTTTCTCAACGGGTTGGCGGAGGTCGTGGGCGAACTGCGCCGCCGCACACTGGACATTTTGCGGCACGGATATTCCACCGAAGCGGAACGCCTGCTCGGCGTGATGGACGAAATTTATTCCGTGCTTGTCACCATGGATTACCCCGACGCCATCACCAACGGCTTGCGTCGTCAGACCGACCTGGCGCGCGGCATCATCGAGAAGACGCGCGGCGATATTACCTTCAGCCTGCGCGGAGGACATTTGGAAAAAGCCATCGGGAATCTGATCGACCGGTTGGGCGGCAGCCAGGTTCAAGGTCCCGAAGGAAACGGGACTTTACCCATCATGGACGAGGACGATTAAGTCATGGCAGGGAAAGGCGGAAGACGTTACCCGTTGGTCGTATTTACGCATATGATGAGCCGCTGGTGGACGGCGGTTTTTACGCTCGGTCTGGCAATGCTCGGGCTGGCATGGGCGATTTACTCGTGGGGTTTCGAGCAATGGCGTTGGATGACGTTCGCCGCGTTGGGCGTGGTCACCGCCATGATCGGCCTTGGCATGTGGTTGATTCGAAAAAGCGCGTATGTCCAGCCGTTCAGCGATCATCTGCGGCTTGTCACGCCTTTCCTGCGTTTGAATATTTCATACAAACGCTTCCGGCGTACAGCCACTGCGACAATGGGCTCGATCTTCCCGCCCAAAAGCATCCCGAAGTCGCTTGTGGATATCGTTGAACCGATCGCAAAAATGACAGCGATCGTCATCGAGGTCAACGCGCTTCCCATGTCTCGATCTGCCCTGCGGCTTTTCCTCTCACCGCTCTTCTTCAAGGATAAGTCGCCTCATATCGTCATCCTTGTTTCAGACTGGATGCGTTTCGGGGCTGAGATGGACAGTATGCGCCACGGGGGCGAGGCTCCTGTCGTGGAGCACCGGCGCGATATTTCCATATTATCGAAGCTTCCGAAAAAGTAATTGCGGGGTCCAACACCTCCGGGTGT
This portion of the Anaerolineales bacterium genome encodes:
- a CDS encoding DUF3467 domain-containing protein, with the protein product MTTPQTPPKPAGPVLEIPPNLEPQYVNLARIAHSLSDIVFDFAHLLPGEPRARIRSRVVMTPLSAKLLLRALTENIARYEAAYGEIQVPVNSTLADNLFRPYQQPPEPPKE
- a CDS encoding haloacid dehalogenase, coding for MHKLESIADQIRKSFDSRTAAREQALAHARQLTRACSLAIRAVHRDDTANMHAQLREARQLADTLRSSLSAHPDLYHTGYTQDALKEYVEANVTCSLIQNQPLPTPEELVVEPATFLNGLAEVVGELRRRTLDILRHGYSTEAERLLGVMDEIYSVLVTMDYPDAITNGLRRQTDLARGIIEKTRGDITFSLRGGHLEKAIGNLIDRLGGSQVQGPEGNGTLPIMDEDD